The following proteins come from a genomic window of Microtus ochrogaster isolate Prairie Vole_2 unplaced genomic scaffold, MicOch1.0 UNK1, whole genome shotgun sequence:
- the Slc25a18 gene encoding mitochondrial glutamate carrier 2, protein MSSQDLSITAKLINGGVAGLVGVTCVFPIDLAKTRLQNQQGKDVYKGMTDCLMKTARAEGFLGMYRGAAVNLTLVTPEKAIKLAANDFLRQLLMQDGTQQNLKMEMLAGCGAGICQVVVTCPMEMLKIQLQDAGRLAVGHQGSASAAPTSRPYSTSPASAHKRPSATLIARELLRTQGLSGLYRGLGATLLRDIPFSIIYFPLFANLNQLGVSELTGKAPFTHSFMAGCAAGSVAAVAVTPLDVLKTRIQTLKKGLGEDIYSGVTDCARKLWTQEGAAAFMKGAGCRALVIAPLFGIAQGIYFIGIGERILKCFE, encoded by the exons ATGTCCAGCCAGGACCTGAG CATCACTGCAAAACTCATCAATGGAGGTGTGGCAGGACTCGTGGGAGTGACCTGTGTGTTTCCCATTGACCTTGCCAAGACCCGACTGCAGAACCAGCAGGGGAAAGATGTGTATAAAGGAAT GACAGATTGCCTGATGAAGACCGCACGTGCTGAGGGCTTCTTGGGCATGTACCGAG GGGCTGCAGTAAACCTCACCCTGGTTACTCCAGAGAAGGCAATCAAGCTGGCAGCCAATGACTTCTTGCGGCAGCTGCTCATGCAAGATGG GACGCAGCAGAACCTGAAGATGGAGATGCTGGCCGGGTGTGGGGCTGGAATATGCCAGGTGGTGGTTACCTGTCCCATGGAAATGCTCAAGATTCAGCTTCAGGATGCTGGCCGCTTAG CTGTCGGTCATCAGGGCTCCGCCTCAGCCGCGCCCACCTCCCGGCCCTACAGCACTAGCCCGGCTTCCGCCCACAAGCGCCCATCCGCGACCCTCATTGCCCGGGAGCTGCTCCGCACTCAGGGCCTCTCTGGGCTCTACAGGGGCCTGGGTGCCACTCTTCTCAG AGACATTCCCTTCTCCATCATCTATTTCCCCTTGTTTGCGAACCTGAACCAGCTTGGGGTCAGCGAGCTCACCGGCAAGGCCCCCTTCACGCACTCCTTCATGGCAGGCTGCGCAGCGGGTTCTGTGGCCGCGGTGGCTGTCACCCCTCTGGACG TTCTGAAGACTCGAATCCAGACCCTCAAGAAAGGCCTGGGCGAGGACATCTACAGTGGGGTCACTGACTGTGCCAG GAAACTCTGGACACAGGAGGGAGCAGCTGCCTTCATGAAGGGAGCCGGCTGCCGGGCCCTGGTCATAGCCCCCCTCTTCGGGATCGCCCAGGGCATCTACTTCATTGGCATCGGAGAACGCATTTTAAAGTGCTTTGAGTAG